The Dyadobacter sp. 676 DNA window CCATGCTATACCCATGCCAACGGCAATACGCCGGAAGCTGTCGCCGACGATGTCCAGCGTATCATGGACCGCGGTTTCAAATACATCCGCATTCAGCAGGGCGGCTACGGAGCGGTGGGTGCTACCGAGCAGAAGCCCGACTTCAAAGCGGCCGGTTTCGGCGGACCCACCGATAATTATATGAATGAGCGGGCCTACCTGAAATCGGTGCCGAAGCTTTTCGAGGCGGTGCGCAAGCGTTGCGGCGAGGATATCGAGCTATTGCACGATATTCACGAACGGGTACAGCCGATGGACGCTATCAACATGATCAAGGCGTTGGAGGACTGCCGGCCGTTCTTTATCGAGGACCCGTTCTCGCCGGAAAACATGGGCTGGTTCCGCCAGTTGCGACAAAGTACCACCGTGCCGATCGCCATGGGCGAGCTTTTCAACAACGTGAACGAGTTCCGCGATCCGATGGCGAACCAGTGGTTCGATTACATCCGCTGTCATGTTTCGCAGATCGGCGGCATTACGCCGGCCATGAAGGTGGCGCGGCTGGGTGAATGGTTCAACGTCAAAACGGCATGGCACGGCCCGGGCGACGTTTCGCCGGTGGGGCATGCGGCGCATGCGCACATCGATTTGGCTGTCTGGAATTTCGGCATTCAGGAGGCGGTGAGCTTCAACGAAAAAACGCAGGCTGTATTCAAAGGATGCCCGACGATGAAAGATGGCTATATGTCGGTGAACGAGGTACCGGGGCTGGGCGTGGATATCGACGAAAAAGAAGCGGCAAAATACCCGATCAGCAGTAAATCCAACTGGCAGGTCCGTAAATTCGACGGTACGAGCATCCGGCCGTAGCGGTTGAGCGAACGTTGCCACACATATACAGCGAAATGAAGCGCCAGTCACTGTTTAAAATTATTGCCGTAGTTATACCCTTTCTGGTGCTGCTCGTGCTGGAAGGGGTATTGCGGTTATCCGGTTATGGCTACGATTTGGCGGTTTTTACACCGGACCCGGGCCGGAAGGGCTATCTGGTGCTAAACCCGCACGCTTCGAAGCGTTATTTTGCCAACCAAAAAAATGCCACATTGGGCAATGTCGAGCCGTTTCCTGCCAAAAAGACATCGGGTACGTTCCGAATTTTTGTGCTGGGAGAGTCCACGACCATCGGTTACCCCTACATGAACAACGGCTCCTTCCATCGCTGGTTGCAATACCGCCTCTCGCAAACCCATCCCGAACGCGATTTCGAAGTAATTAACCTCTCGCTTACCGCTGTAAATTCTTATACCGTGCTCGATTTTGGCAAAGCCGTGCTCGACTACGAGCCGGATGCCGTGCTGGTTTACGCCGGTCATAATGAATATTACGGCGCGATGGGTGTGGCGGCAACGAATGGAATCCGGCACAACAGGGCATTGGCGCGCATGCTCATGCGCTTGCGCGGGCTACGGCTTACGCAATTGCTGGCCGCCGCAACGGACAAGGTGGCCGAAGTGGTTTCGGGAGAGC harbors:
- a CDS encoding enolase C-terminal domain-like protein, with the translated sequence MNNHISGPDQNRRNALKMLGAGSAAGLLGLLGGTDRALAREHYTQPAYAKGMAPVKIKSVKAIATAPQGSNLIVVKVETTEPGLYGLGCATFTQRAFAVVTAIDTYLNEFCVGKDVDNIEDMWHATYVSSYWRNGPVLNNALSGLDEALWDIKGKRAGMPVYQLLGGKARFAIPCYTHANGNTPEAVADDVQRIMDRGFKYIRIQQGGYGAVGATEQKPDFKAAGFGGPTDNYMNERAYLKSVPKLFEAVRKRCGEDIELLHDIHERVQPMDAINMIKALEDCRPFFIEDPFSPENMGWFRQLRQSTTVPIAMGELFNNVNEFRDPMANQWFDYIRCHVSQIGGITPAMKVARLGEWFNVKTAWHGPGDVSPVGHAAHAHIDLAVWNFGIQEAVSFNEKTQAVFKGCPTMKDGYMSVNEVPGLGVDIDEKEAAKYPISSKSNWQVRKFDGTSIRP